Below is a genomic region from Persicimonas caeni.
GAGACGCACGCCCACAACCAGAGCATGTCGTCTTGGCGGCCGCGCCGGCGAACCAACCAGGCGCCCGCGCCGAGCCAGGTCAGCGCAGCCACGGGGAGCAACCCGGGCGCGAGGCTGAGCAGGTCGGCCGAGCGGTAGTGCTCGCGCACTGCCGCGACGCGCGCCAGCCACGCGTCGACGAGCACCTCGCCGTGCCAGTCGACGAAGCTCAACCCGGCGACGACGCTCGCTCCGGCCAACAGGCCCGCGGCGAGCTTGTAGCGCCCGCGCACCAACAAGACGAGCCCGGTCGGAAGCCCCCACATCGGCTTGAACGCCAGCACCACGCCCAGCCCCACGGCGGCGAGCGGGTGCCACCACTCGGGCTCGTCGTACGCCATCCACATGCAGGCGGCGAACGCTCCGAACATGTAGGTGGTCATATTGCCGGCCATGAAGTCGACGAGCACGGGCTGGTAGAAAAAGGCGAGCAGCACCAGCCACGCGGTGGGCAGCGCCAGGTCGAGAGCTCGGCGCACCCAACGCAACGCGAAGACGAGCGCGGCGGTGCGCACCACGACGTCGGCGGCCGAAATCAGGCGGGAGGAGAGGAGGGAAAACGGCTCGATGAGCGGCAACGTGCCGGGCGGATAGACGTAGACGAAGCCGTCATAATGGGCCGACTCGAAGAGCGCCGGCCCGTATGGGTTCTCGCCGCGCGCAAACACGTCCGCCGCGGCAATATACGCGCTCAGATCGGCGGGCACCGAGCCGGTAATCCAGCGGCGCATCGCCTCGGCGCATACCAAGAACGCGACGAGCCCCCAGACAAAGGGGGCCCGTCGCGCAGCATCGGTTGCTGTGTCGGTTACATTAGGCTTCATTACCCATACGGCGAAGGACCATGTGCAGGATACCACCGTTTCGGTAGTAATCCAGCTCCGCCGGGGTGTCGATGCGGCAGTCGACCGAGAACTCCTTCTTGTCGCCGGTCTCCGGGTCGGTGGCGGTGACCCAGACTTCCGACATCGGCTCGAGATTGTCGTCGACGTCGATGTCGTAGATCTCGTGGCCGGTCAGACCCAGCGACTCGTGGGTGTCTCCGTCCTGGAACTGCAGCGGAAGCACGCCCATGCCGATGAGGTTCGAGCGGTGGATACGCTCGTACGACTTGGCGATGACCGCCTTGACGCCCTGAAGGAAGGTGCCCTTGGCCGCCCAGTCGCGGCTCGAGCCCATGCCGTAGTTGATGCCGCCCAGAACCACCGTCGGGATGCGATGCTGCATGTACTTCACAGCCGCGTCGTAGATGAAGCACTGCTCACCGTTGCTCGGCGAGTAGTCCGACGTGTAGTTGAGCTTGGGCGGATTCTCGGCCTCTTCGTCGGGGCCGAGGTAGGTGGTGTAGCCACCCTCGGTGCCCGGCGCGAGCTGGTTCTTCAGCCGCACGTTGCCGAAGGTGCCGCGGGTCATGACCTGGTCGTTACCGCGACGCGAGCCGTACGAGTTGAACATCTTCGGCTCGACCCCCTTGCCGATCAGGTAGCGGCCGGCCGGGCTGTCGGTCGGGATGACGCCGGCCGGGCTGATGTGGTCGGTGGTGGTGTTGTCGCCGACTTTGGCCAGGCAGCGAGCGCCTTTGACCGGCTCGATCTCGGGCACGTCGAGGCCCATGTCCACAAAGAACGGCGGCTCTTGAATGTAGGTCGACTCGTCGCTCCAGGCGAAGGTCTGGCCGGTGGGGGCGTCGAGCTTCTGCCACTCCTCGGGACCTTCGTAGACCTCGGCGTACTTCTCGGTGAAGTCGTCGCGGCTGACGAACTGGTTGATCGCCTCGCGCACTTCTTCGTTCGACGGCCAGATATCCTTCAAGAAGACGTCGTTGCCGTCTTGGTCTTGGCCGATCGGGTCGTTGTACATGTCGATGTCGGTCGTACCGGCGATCGCGTACGCCACGACGAGCGGCGGCGAAGCCAGGTAGTTGCCCTTGGTATAGGGGCTGACGCGACCCTCGAAGTTGCGGTTACCCGACAGGACCGAGCAGGCGACGAGATCTTCGTCGATGATCGCCTTTTCGATGGGCTCCGGAAGCGGACCGGAGTTACCGATGCAGGTCGTGCAGCCGTAGCCGACGGTGAAGAAGCCGACGTCCTCGAGGTCTTTGGTCAGGTCGGCGTCGTCGAGGTACTTGGTGACCACGCGCGAGCCGGGAGCGAGCGACGTCTTGACCCAGGG
It encodes:
- a CDS encoding glycosyltransferase family 87 protein codes for the protein MKPNVTDTATDAARRAPFVWGLVAFLVCAEAMRRWITGSVPADLSAYIAAADVFARGENPYGPALFESAHYDGFVYVYPPGTLPLIEPFSLLSSRLISAADVVVRTAALVFALRWVRRALDLALPTAWLVLLAFFYQPVLVDFMAGNMTTYMFGAFAACMWMAYDEPEWWHPLAAVGLGVVLAFKPMWGLPTGLVLLVRGRYKLAAGLLAGASVVAGLSFVDWHGEVLVDAWLARVAAVREHYRSADLLSLAPGLLPVAALTWLGAGAWLVRRRGRQDDMLWLWACVSLFAWPRLGTYSYVFVLPALGFLWTRWGWRKALLVGLVAFGPLPWMMRAFHLDFAHLVLLFVWSVVVAIATGVELTRKGGMRPKTTLPSHVEK